A window of the Wolbachia endosymbiont (group A) of Pogonocherus hispidulus genome harbors these coding sequences:
- a CDS encoding glutamine synthetase translates to MIILSNLSCYAVFGIELEFYIEGIEKEYLFLSSIKNKIASLEFSCEKENSTHQYEIKSGCYTNSDNLIKHFELAKQLLTETAQKLGGNVSFKAKPYLDRAGSALNVHVNLVNSNNDNLFYINEQKYSDYLIHSIGGLCAMMKKHMLFFAPNDDSYLRFQYPDIHTPTTISWGVNNRTAAIRIPYFGNDSKRCCLEHRVPGADCDLEKVLTAIIEGMTFGIENKIAPPNRVYGIASDPQYKMESLI, encoded by the coding sequence ATGATTATATTAAGTAATTTGAGTTGTTATGCTGTATTCGGTATTGAACTAGAGTTTTATATTGAGGGAATAGAAAAAGAATATTTATTTCTGAGTAGCATCAAAAATAAAATAGCATCTCTTGAATTTTCTTGCGAGAAGGAGAATTCTACACATCAATATGAGATAAAAAGTGGTTGTTATACGAACTCCGACAATTTAATTAAGCATTTTGAGTTAGCGAAACAATTACTTACTGAAACAGCACAAAAACTTGGCGGGAATGTTTCTTTTAAAGCAAAGCCTTATTTGGATAGAGCAGGCAGTGCATTAAATGTGCATGTTAATCTCGTGAATTCAAATAACGATAACTTATTTTATATCAATGAGCAAAAGTATAGTGATTATTTGATTCATAGTATTGGTGGATTATGTGCAATGATGAAAAAACATATGTTGTTCTTTGCTCCAAATGATGATTCATATTTAAGATTTCAGTACCCGGATATTCATACTCCAACTACGATTAGTTGGGGAGTAAATAACAGAACTGCTGCGATAAGAATTCCCTATTTTGGCAACGATTCCAAAAGATGCTGCCTAGAGCACCGTGTTCCCGGAGCAGATTGTGACCTTGAAAAAGTACTCACAGCAATAATTGAAGGTATGACTTTTGGTATAGAGAACAAAATTGCTCCGCCAAATAGGGTCTACGGCATTGCGTCTGACCCTCAATATAAGATGGAGAGTTTGATATAA
- the dnaA gene encoding chromosomal replication initiator protein DnaA, with amino-acid sequence MNLTSPKVSTMFFDQIITVTDHNVTWEKIQNCLYNLYGEATYNSWLSSLKFVSSRNGEVLLSVSTRFIKEWITVHYMKKILSLWQSEDKSIRSIDIQVIEERNSNFNVILKNREESNHNLGSPLDPRFTFDNFVVGKPNELAFTAAKRVAESIDPILGSNPLFLYGGVGLGKTHLMHAIAWHIVNSPSTKRKVVYLSAEKFMYQYITALRSKDIMLFKEQFRSVDVLMVDDVQFISGKDSTQEEFFHTFNALIDQNKQLVISADRSPSDLDGVEERIRSRLGWGLVADINETTFELRLGILQAKVEQMNMYVPKDVLEFLARNIKSNIRELEGALNKVTHTSLIGRSMTVESASETLIDLLRSNHRSITIEEIQKKVAEFFNIKVADMQSNRRLRSLARPRQIAMYFAKKFTQKSLPDIGRNFGGRDHATVIHAVKQVENFIKTDSKFADEINRLKKMFK; translated from the coding sequence ATGAACTTAACTAGCCCTAAGGTTTCTACTATGTTTTTTGATCAGATTATTACAGTAACAGATCACAATGTTACTTGGGAAAAAATCCAAAATTGTCTTTATAATCTTTATGGAGAAGCAACATATAACAGCTGGCTGAGTTCGCTAAAATTTGTCAGTAGCAGAAATGGGGAAGTTCTTTTATCCGTGTCAACAAGGTTTATAAAAGAGTGGATTACAGTTCATTACATGAAAAAAATATTATCATTATGGCAAAGCGAAGATAAAAGTATACGTTCTATTGATATTCAAGTAATTGAGGAAAGGAATTCAAATTTTAATGTTATACTAAAAAACAGAGAGGAAAGTAATCATAATCTTGGTTCGCCGCTGGATCCAAGGTTCACCTTTGATAATTTTGTAGTGGGAAAGCCAAATGAATTAGCATTTACGGCGGCAAAGCGTGTGGCAGAATCTATAGATCCAATATTAGGCAGCAATCCTTTGTTTCTATATGGTGGAGTGGGACTTGGTAAAACACATCTAATGCATGCTATAGCTTGGCACATAGTCAATTCCCCATCAACAAAAAGAAAAGTGGTGTATTTATCAGCAGAGAAATTCATGTACCAATATATTACAGCGCTGCGAAGCAAAGATATTATGTTATTTAAAGAGCAATTTAGATCAGTAGATGTATTGATGGTAGATGATGTGCAATTTATCAGTGGTAAAGATAGTACACAAGAAGAATTTTTTCACACTTTCAATGCATTGATAGACCAAAATAAGCAATTGGTTATATCAGCTGATAGGTCTCCTAGTGATCTTGATGGAGTGGAAGAAAGAATAAGATCACGACTCGGTTGGGGGTTGGTGGCAGATATTAATGAAACAACTTTTGAATTAAGACTTGGTATATTGCAGGCAAAAGTGGAGCAGATGAATATGTATGTTCCGAAAGATGTCCTAGAGTTTTTAGCAAGGAACATAAAATCTAATATAAGAGAATTAGAAGGAGCATTAAATAAGGTTACCCATACCTCATTAATTGGAAGAAGTATGACGGTAGAATCAGCTAGTGAAACCCTAATCGATCTTCTTAGGTCAAATCATAGGTCAATCACAATAGAAGAAATACAAAAGAAAGTAGCTGAATTTTTCAATATAAAGGTTGCAGATATGCAATCCAATAGAAGACTTCGCAGTCTTGCAAGGCCAAGACAAATAGCTATGTATTTTGCCAAAAAATTTACGCAAAAAAGCCTACCAGATATTGGGAGAAACTTTGGTGGCAGAGACCATGCTACTGTTATACATGCAGTAAAACAAGTAGAAAATTTTATAAAGACCGACTCAAAATTTGCTGATGAAATCAATCGATTAAAAAAGATGTTTAAGTAG
- a CDS encoding metallophosphoesterase family protein, producing MNVANIFIFLALSLITSFHFVHAQILYTWSQVIPENKLSIRAITDNDMCPIVYVDGEEIEMLNRSSINNGDHNETVCELTVQTSAKNISIEDLRVPILPEKVNKIAFIGDTGCRINMLFQQECNSVDSWPLKKNLDSIALHKPDLIIHVGDYHYRQTKCRNTKKCGDIYGYNKEVWYADWFEPAKDILSQSPFLFVRGNHESCDRAYEGWFRYLDSYPFSSEKCGNFVSSWSLDAGPMKFFIFDSSSGEDIFTTQSTIDAFERQFDKLIQDKPTWFLTHKPLWRSPKKEFLTLKSHGNLTQIEAFGDKFPSNVTTIVSGHIHIAQILLMDNVPDQIIVGNGGASLHAQDQEHVYQNVEFDYSNGRNYLAHEVRNFFGFGFAILNLDDHEFTFYNQHNKEMYSAKLTEDFKLKRIKTIVDSF from the coding sequence ATGAATGTAGCTAATATCTTTATTTTTTTAGCTCTCTCTCTTATAACTAGCTTTCATTTCGTCCATGCACAGATATTATACACATGGTCTCAAGTTATCCCAGAAAATAAATTAAGCATACGTGCAATTACAGACAATGACATGTGTCCCATTGTTTATGTCGATGGCGAGGAAATAGAAATGCTGAATCGCAGCTCAATTAACAATGGTGATCATAACGAAACAGTTTGTGAACTGACAGTACAAACAAGTGCCAAAAACATTAGTATTGAGGATCTACGAGTTCCTATATTACCAGAAAAGGTTAATAAAATCGCTTTTATTGGTGATACGGGTTGTAGAATAAATATGTTATTTCAGCAGGAATGTAATTCGGTAGATAGCTGGCCTTTAAAAAAAAATTTAGATTCAATCGCCCTTCATAAACCAGATTTAATTATCCATGTTGGTGATTATCATTATAGACAAACAAAATGTAGAAATACAAAAAAGTGTGGCGATATTTATGGATATAATAAAGAAGTTTGGTACGCTGATTGGTTTGAGCCTGCAAAGGATATTTTATCACAATCCCCTTTCCTTTTTGTTCGTGGAAACCATGAGAGTTGTGATAGAGCATATGAAGGATGGTTCAGGTATCTAGATTCATACCCCTTTTCGTCTGAAAAATGTGGAAACTTCGTTTCTAGTTGGTCCTTAGATGCTGGACCGATGAAATTTTTTATCTTCGACTCTTCATCCGGTGAGGATATTTTTACAACCCAAAGCACAATTGATGCTTTTGAAAGGCAATTTGATAAATTGATACAAGATAAGCCCACGTGGTTTTTAACTCATAAACCGCTTTGGAGATCTCCAAAAAAAGAATTTTTGACATTAAAAAGCCATGGTAATCTTACACAAATTGAAGCTTTTGGAGATAAATTTCCAAGCAATGTTACTACCATAGTTTCTGGCCACATTCATATAGCCCAGATTTTATTAATGGATAATGTTCCAGACCAGATTATAGTTGGAAATGGCGGTGCATCATTACACGCTCAAGATCAAGAGCATGTTTATCAAAATGTAGAATTTGACTATTCAAATGGTAGAAACTACTTAGCACACGAGGTTAGAAACTTTTTTGGCTTTGGCTTTGCAATACTAAATTTAGATGATCACGAATTTACCTTCTATAATCAACACAATAAGGAAATGTATTCTGCAAAGCTAACAGAAGATTTTAAACTTAAACGGATTAAAACTATAGTCGATTCATTTTAG
- a CDS encoding GTP cyclohydrolase II, with product MFIGNQSSNKVERAISEIRRGRPIVIYDESNYLLFAAAEALERDLFNQYKLISSNVYVTLTSSKVKYISQNKEHNSKRLLVNNFDELLPLINCSKEDCIRELQCSKTIDECAIALLKFSELLPYALVADMTFENNHEMRNWCEKNDVIALDTSFINNFQENQDVYEVCKTSLFLKQTQEVNIISYRTKSGGREHHAIIIGNPDKDDEPLVRIHSSCYTGDLLDSLSCDCRSQLHQAIQMIADSGSGIILYLMQDGRGIGLTNKLRAYSMQRGHNLDTVDANRILGFEDDERSFAVAAKMLKKLNINKIQLLTNNDRKLSELESNGIGVTKCLPLIVERNKYNDSYMETKFGKLGHRLRVF from the coding sequence ATGTTTATAGGAAATCAGAGTAGCAATAAGGTAGAAAGAGCTATCAGCGAAATCAGGCGCGGCCGGCCAATTGTAATATATGATGAAAGTAATTACCTATTGTTCGCTGCTGCTGAGGCTTTAGAAAGAGATTTATTTAATCAATACAAGCTTATATCAAGTAATGTATATGTTACTTTAACTTCAAGTAAGGTAAAATACATATCTCAGAATAAAGAACATAACAGCAAACGTCTGTTGGTGAATAATTTTGATGAACTGCTCCCTTTAATAAACTGTTCAAAGGAAGATTGCATAAGAGAGTTGCAATGCTCAAAGACAATAGATGAATGTGCTATTGCCTTGCTTAAGTTCTCAGAATTATTGCCATACGCGTTAGTGGCTGATATGACTTTTGAGAATAACCATGAAATGCGAAATTGGTGCGAGAAAAATGACGTTATTGCACTGGACACGTCATTCATAAATAATTTTCAAGAAAATCAGGATGTATATGAAGTGTGCAAAACATCATTATTTTTAAAACAGACTCAAGAAGTAAATATCATATCTTATAGAACCAAAAGTGGTGGAAGAGAACATCATGCAATTATCATTGGCAATCCAGATAAAGATGACGAACCATTAGTAAGAATTCATTCTTCGTGCTATACGGGTGACTTGTTAGATAGCTTATCATGCGATTGCAGAAGTCAGTTACATCAAGCAATTCAAATGATAGCTGACTCTGGAAGTGGTATTATATTGTATTTGATGCAAGATGGAAGAGGCATTGGTTTAACTAATAAGTTAAGAGCGTACAGTATGCAAAGAGGACATAATCTTGATACTGTTGATGCAAACAGAATATTAGGTTTTGAAGATGATGAAAGGAGTTTTGCTGTTGCAGCTAAAATGCTTAAGAAATTGAACATTAACAAAATCCAATTACTTACAAACAATGATAGGAAATTGTCAGAATTGGAAAGTAATGGTATAGGAGTTACAAAGTGTCTACCCCTTATTGTGGAACGTAATAAATATAACGATTCATATATGGAGACAAAGTTTGGTAAGCTAGGCCATAGATTAAGAGTTTTTTAG
- a CDS encoding virB8 family protein: protein MLRFFKREKNTESLDKDIDWNSNRYSTVIAQRNILLLFALILLATISISILVIFKISTSSTIEPFVIEIDKKSGIVQLVDPVTVKQYSADEALNDYFISEYIKAREVFDPYHYNYNYYTKVRLFSSPNVYNEFRNYVGSQNMDDLFNLYSDTKSEFKIRSIQKLGNDALQVRFFVEFTRRDGSSTRKNKIVIMSYRYASLEMDDQQRYINPLGFQVISYRVDDEYV from the coding sequence ATGCTAAGATTTTTTAAGCGAGAAAAAAATACTGAATCCTTAGATAAGGATATAGATTGGAATTCAAACCGCTACAGCACAGTTATTGCTCAAAGGAATATTCTACTTTTATTTGCATTAATATTATTAGCAACGATCTCTATCAGCATATTAGTCATATTTAAAATTAGCACAAGTAGCACTATTGAGCCATTTGTTATAGAAATTGACAAGAAATCAGGAATAGTGCAATTGGTTGATCCTGTTACAGTAAAACAGTATTCTGCAGATGAAGCGCTAAACGATTATTTTATTTCAGAGTATATAAAAGCAAGGGAGGTTTTTGATCCATATCATTATAATTATAACTATTATACAAAGGTGAGGTTGTTTTCCTCACCTAATGTGTATAATGAATTTAGAAATTATGTAGGATCGCAGAATATGGATGATCTTTTTAATTTATACTCAGATACCAAAAGTGAATTTAAAATTCGCTCAATTCAAAAATTGGGTAACGATGCTCTTCAGGTGAGGTTTTTTGTAGAATTTACACGGAGAGATGGAAGTTCCACAAGAAAAAATAAGATAGTTATTATGTCATATAGATATGCATCGCTTGAAATGGATGATCAGCAAAGATATATTAACCCATTAGGATTTCAAGTTATTTCATATAGAGTAGATGATGAATATGTATAG
- the virB9 gene encoding P-type conjugative transfer protein VirB9, which produces MNMYRILLVLALLVSGNLNASINYNEPISVDSRIKTFVYSPNEVFTVVFSQGYYSYIEFAEGEKVKNIAVGDASSWKINPYDNKLLIMPFEVSSRTNMIITTTKKRNYIFDLISRPNYDKYPDTDAKKVDHDYSAEKDISYVVRFYYPQEEGEFDVDLDEVSLPTQMQYTTDKPEKIIQENDTKYNYTYIDEGGNADIVPIELFDDGYLTYLKFRDNNKIPQIFVEEEDKPCKRLLFDDYVIVKGVHKKLFMRYEDGEVEIINRSL; this is translated from the coding sequence ATGAATATGTATAGGATATTATTAGTTTTAGCTTTACTTGTAAGTGGCAATTTAAACGCATCCATTAATTATAATGAGCCTATTTCTGTAGATAGTAGAATAAAGACTTTTGTGTATAGCCCTAATGAAGTATTTACGGTGGTTTTTAGTCAGGGTTACTATTCTTACATTGAATTTGCGGAAGGAGAAAAAGTTAAAAATATCGCTGTTGGTGATGCATCAAGTTGGAAAATTAATCCTTATGACAATAAATTGCTTATCATGCCATTTGAAGTTAGTAGTCGCACTAACATGATTATTACAACAACTAAAAAAAGAAATTACATTTTTGATTTAATCTCAAGGCCAAACTACGATAAATACCCAGATACTGATGCTAAGAAAGTGGATCACGATTATTCTGCTGAAAAGGATATATCTTACGTAGTACGTTTTTATTATCCTCAAGAAGAAGGTGAATTTGATGTTGATTTAGATGAGGTTTCTTTACCTACTCAAATGCAATATACTACAGACAAGCCAGAAAAAATAATACAAGAAAATGATACGAAGTACAATTATACATATATTGATGAAGGTGGTAATGCGGATATAGTTCCGATTGAGCTATTTGATGATGGTTATTTAACCTATTTAAAATTTAGAGATAATAATAAAATACCTCAGATTTTTGTAGAAGAGGAGGATAAACCTTGTAAAAGGCTGTTATTTGATGATTATGTTATAGTAAAAGGAGTACATAAGAAGCTATTTATGCGTTATGAAGATGGTGAAGTTGAAATTATAAATAGGTCACTTTAG
- a CDS encoding TrbI/VirB10 family protein, which produces MNKERRNNSEDESEIENKVVTVGSNQGHRALMVVILVLLVGGVYYLYFSPSHKEGSEVIKKEETKQNVQELKGKLEQVPDNVMVPERIITDPLPPLPPLPTPPIIPEIKQIRKEEEKPKETPVSNIPILPKQNFPSSNVMGNLPTSFPTIGGGGYPRDRRSAQMLTISSDGGENKAADAILSDTSAQSSKATRVGKLGLMVTQGKIIDAVLETAINSDLQGMLRAMVSRDVYAETGDTVLIPKGSRLIGSYSFDSNVARARVNINWNRVILPHGIDIAISSLSTDELGRAGIAGIVDNKIISALFSSVALAGVSISSAVIGQRASNLIDTLTPMDAVKSITATEIDFFSLKDVIGEAAKDKSSDKWKLGLGAIGEIRNAKNEQDLLKIMKKEIAKALEIEEDKVTISLENVNQLLQQFQRKSKSVYDEAIGKSINDFSKDMRDIVGRYTDKKPTIYVDQGTALKVFVNQDIVFPSQAILNQ; this is translated from the coding sequence ATGAATAAAGAAAGGCGTAACAATTCAGAAGATGAATCAGAAATAGAGAACAAGGTAGTAACAGTTGGCTCTAATCAAGGTCATAGGGCATTGATGGTCGTTATTTTAGTGCTTCTGGTTGGTGGAGTGTATTATCTCTATTTTAGTCCTTCTCACAAAGAGGGTTCAGAAGTTATTAAAAAAGAGGAAACAAAGCAAAACGTTCAAGAATTGAAAGGAAAGTTGGAACAAGTTCCAGATAATGTAATGGTTCCTGAAAGAATAATAACTGATCCCTTACCACCCTTACCTCCTCTTCCTACACCACCAATCATACCAGAAATAAAACAAATTAGAAAAGAAGAAGAGAAACCAAAAGAAACTCCTGTGTCAAATATACCTATTTTGCCAAAGCAAAATTTTCCTTCTAGTAATGTTATGGGCAATTTACCTACCTCGTTTCCTACAATAGGGGGTGGCGGTTATCCTAGAGACAGACGTAGTGCACAAATGTTAACAATTTCAAGTGATGGTGGAGAGAATAAGGCTGCTGATGCTATTTTATCTGACACTTCAGCACAATCGAGCAAAGCTACCAGAGTAGGAAAGCTTGGTTTAATGGTTACTCAAGGTAAAATTATTGATGCTGTTCTTGAAACTGCAATAAACTCTGATCTGCAAGGAATGCTGCGTGCTATGGTGAGTAGAGATGTTTATGCAGAAACTGGTGATACAGTTTTAATACCTAAAGGCTCAAGATTGATAGGTAGTTATTCATTTGACTCGAATGTCGCAAGAGCTCGTGTAAATATAAATTGGAACAGAGTGATTCTGCCACATGGAATAGATATTGCTATCTCATCACTTAGTACTGACGAGCTTGGTAGAGCAGGAATTGCAGGAATAGTTGATAATAAAATAATAAGTGCATTATTTTCTTCAGTGGCACTTGCTGGTGTTTCAATTAGTTCAGCTGTTATAGGGCAAAGGGCTTCTAATCTTATTGATACGCTAACTCCTATGGATGCAGTAAAGTCTATCACTGCAACTGAAATAGATTTTTTTTCACTCAAAGATGTTATTGGTGAAGCAGCAAAGGATAAATCTAGTGATAAATGGAAATTGGGCCTTGGAGCTATTGGAGAAATTCGTAATGCTAAAAATGAGCAAGATTTGCTGAAAATAATGAAAAAGGAAATAGCAAAAGCGCTAGAAATTGAGGAAGACAAGGTGACTATAAGCCTGGAAAATGTAAATCAATTGTTACAACAATTTCAAAGAAAAAGCAAGTCTGTCTATGATGAAGCAATTGGGAAGTCAATCAATGATTTTTCTAAAGACATGCGAGATATAGTGGGCAGATATACAGATAAAAAACCAACTATTTATGTCGATCAAGGCACCGCATTGAAAGTATTTGTTAACCAAGATATAGTATTTCCTTCACAGGCAATATTAAATCAATGA
- the virB11 gene encoding P-type DNA transfer ATPase VirB11, whose translation MNYAALDTYLEPLQGIFREEGVNEISINKPKEVWIENRGEIRCEKLEVFDLNHLKSLGRLIAQATEQKLSEEAPLLSATLPNGYRIQIVFPPACEPDKVVMSIRKPSSMQLALDDYEKMGAFSETVTEATDNPVDRHLDLLLRQKKIKEFLEYAVINKKNIIISGGTSTGKTTFTNATLRAIPDEERIITVEDAREIVLNEHPNKVHLIASKGGQGRAKVTTQDLIEACLRLRPDRIIVGELRGAEAFSFLRAINTGHPGSISTLHADSPTMALEQIKLMVMQANLGIPPDQIIPYIRNVIDIVIQLKRTGGGKRSISEILFTRSASENA comes from the coding sequence ATGAATTATGCTGCACTTGATACATATTTGGAGCCATTACAAGGCATATTTCGAGAAGAAGGCGTAAATGAAATATCAATAAATAAGCCAAAGGAAGTATGGATTGAAAATCGCGGTGAAATAAGGTGTGAAAAATTAGAAGTATTTGATCTTAACCATTTGAAATCTCTTGGCAGACTGATTGCTCAAGCTACAGAACAAAAACTTAGCGAAGAAGCACCGTTACTTTCGGCAACATTACCAAATGGTTATCGTATACAGATAGTATTTCCACCAGCATGTGAACCTGATAAAGTAGTCATGTCGATTCGTAAGCCTTCTAGCATGCAATTAGCACTCGATGATTACGAAAAAATGGGGGCTTTTTCTGAAACTGTTACAGAAGCAACTGATAATCCAGTTGACCGTCATTTGGATTTACTGTTAAGGCAAAAAAAAATAAAAGAGTTTTTAGAATACGCTGTAATAAATAAGAAAAATATTATAATTAGCGGTGGAACTTCCACTGGTAAGACTACTTTTACTAATGCTACTTTGCGTGCTATTCCAGATGAGGAAAGAATTATTACTGTTGAGGATGCAAGGGAAATCGTTTTGAACGAACATCCCAATAAAGTCCATCTAATTGCCTCTAAAGGAGGGCAGGGCAGAGCAAAAGTAACCACTCAAGATTTGATAGAGGCGTGCTTACGTTTAAGGCCAGACAGAATAATAGTTGGTGAACTCCGTGGAGCGGAAGCTTTTAGTTTTCTTAGGGCGATAAATACTGGTCACCCTGGATCAATATCAACCCTTCATGCGGATAGTCCAACAATGGCCCTTGAGCAAATAAAATTGATGGTTATGCAGGCAAATCTTGGCATTCCTCCAGACCAAATTATACCATACATTAGAAATGTGATTGATATTGTTATTCAGCTAAAAAGAACCGGTGGGGGCAAAAGAAGCATTTCTGAGATATTATTTACTAGATCTGCGAGCGAAAATGCTTAA
- a CDS encoding type IV secretory system conjugative DNA transfer family protein: MSNGNHLRNILIGGVVAFSVLEFCFYLSGILFFLLVDGPDAVDFKAINPSLTPFPQALWPTIFDYIQYCWHHPELYSLELKITLIISSALPIVVLMIILWNLRERIIEWRPFKKKESLHGDSQWASEKDIRKAGLRSKKGLLLGKDKRGYFISDGFQHALLFAPTGSGKGVGFVIPNLLFWTDSVIVHDIKLENYEITSGWRERQGQKVYVWNPAQPDGISHCYNPLQWISEKPGQMVDDVQKIANLIMPEQDFWQNEARSLFVGVVLYLLAAPEKVKSFGEVVRTMRSDDVVYNLAVALDTMGKILHPVAYMNIAAFLQKADKERSGVVSTMNSSLELWANPLIDTATASSDFNILDFKKKKITVYVGLTPDNLTRLRPLMQVFYQQATEFLCRKLPSDDEPYGVLFLMDEFPTLGKMEQFQTGIAYFRGYRVRLFLIVQDTEQLKGIYEEAGMNSFLSNSTYRITFAANNIETANLISQLIGNKTVQQESLNKPKFLDLNPASRSLHISEIQRALLLPQEVIMLPRDDQIILIESTYPIKSKKILYYSDTTFTRRLLKQTRVPTQEPYDPNKVLSAAASKDKVNNEGNNVLEGPNSVDYPAETKTEDAVYDESDEFADEDIDDKLEDEDDNDGFDDEEDEDRSDDGFDDEEEEDEFEDEDIDDKLKNDQK, translated from the coding sequence ATGAGTAATGGAAATCACCTACGTAATATTCTCATAGGAGGTGTAGTAGCTTTTAGCGTACTTGAGTTTTGCTTCTATCTATCTGGTATATTGTTCTTTCTATTAGTTGACGGTCCGGATGCTGTGGATTTTAAGGCAATTAATCCTAGTTTGACGCCTTTCCCTCAAGCTCTTTGGCCAACGATTTTTGATTATATACAATATTGTTGGCACCACCCAGAGTTATATAGCCTTGAGCTCAAAATCACATTAATTATATCTTCTGCACTGCCTATTGTTGTTTTAATGATTATCTTATGGAATTTAAGAGAAAGGATAATTGAGTGGCGACCATTTAAAAAGAAAGAATCACTTCATGGAGACTCGCAATGGGCATCAGAGAAAGACATACGAAAAGCAGGATTAAGAAGCAAAAAGGGATTATTGCTTGGTAAAGATAAAAGAGGATACTTCATTTCTGATGGGTTTCAGCATGCATTGTTATTTGCACCTACAGGTTCTGGTAAGGGTGTTGGCTTTGTAATTCCTAATTTATTATTTTGGACTGACTCGGTAATTGTACACGACATAAAATTAGAAAACTATGAAATAACAAGTGGTTGGCGAGAACGACAAGGACAAAAAGTATACGTATGGAATCCAGCGCAGCCAGATGGAATAAGTCACTGTTACAATCCATTACAATGGATTAGTGAAAAACCTGGGCAGATGGTTGACGATGTGCAGAAAATAGCTAACCTAATCATGCCTGAACAAGACTTTTGGCAGAATGAAGCAAGAAGCTTATTTGTTGGAGTGGTATTATACTTACTTGCTGCACCAGAGAAAGTTAAATCTTTTGGTGAAGTTGTGCGTACGATGCGTAGTGATGACGTGGTTTATAATCTTGCTGTTGCTCTTGATACAATGGGTAAAATACTACACCCTGTAGCATATATGAATATTGCAGCTTTTTTACAAAAAGCTGATAAAGAAAGGTCAGGTGTTGTATCAACCATGAACTCATCACTTGAATTGTGGGCAAACCCATTGATTGATACTGCAACTGCGTCAAGTGATTTTAATATTCTAGATTTTAAAAAGAAGAAAATTACAGTTTATGTTGGTTTAACTCCTGACAACTTGACTAGGCTCAGGCCTTTAATGCAGGTTTTTTACCAACAGGCAACTGAGTTTTTATGTAGAAAATTGCCATCGGATGATGAGCCTTATGGTGTATTGTTTTTAATGGATGAGTTTCCTACGCTTGGAAAAATGGAGCAATTTCAAACAGGTATTGCATATTTTCGTGGTTATCGAGTTAGGTTATTCTTAATTGTTCAAGATACTGAGCAGCTCAAAGGAATATACGAAGAAGCAGGGATGAACTCCTTTTTGTCAAACTCGACTTACAGAATAACTTTTGCAGCCAATAATATTGAAACAGCTAATTTAATATCGCAACTTATAGGAAACAAAACTGTACAACAAGAATCGTTGAATAAGCCTAAATTTTTAGATTTAAATCCTGCTTCAAGGTCATTACATATCTCTGAAATACAAAGAGCATTGCTATTGCCTCAAGAAGTTATTATGTTGCCACGTGACGATCAGATAATTTTAATAGAATCGACTTACCCAATTAAATCAAAGAAAATTTTGTACTACAGTGATACCACCTTCACAAGAAGGCTGCTCAAACAAACTCGTGTGCCTACACAAGAACCATATGACCCAAACAAAGTTCTTTCTGCCGCTGCGAGCAAAGATAAGGTTAATAACGAGGGGAATAATGTTCTTGAGGGACCTAATTCAGTTGATTATCCTGCTGAAACTAAAACCGAAGATGCAGTATATGATGAATCAGATGAATTTGCAGACGAAGATATTGACGATAAGCTTGAAGATGAAGATGATAATGACGGGTTCGATGACGAGGAAGATGAGGATAGGAGCGATGATGGGTTTGATGACGAAGAAGAGGAGGATGAATTTGAAGATGAGGATATTGACGATAAATTAAAAAATGATCAAAAATAA